The Pyxicephalus adspersus chromosome 1, UCB_Pads_2.0, whole genome shotgun sequence sequence gtaaaatattttgctgctttataaatataaggTGATATTGGGCATTCAGGGCAAATTGTTTGAAGGCTAGAGACCTACTATATGCAATAAAGAGATTTGCATTATGTCCCAGTTTTTTGTGGGGCTGCTGCAGCAATTGTTATAGGCAAGTTATAGCCCCTGACAAGTTGTTATTGCTGTTCCCTCACCCTTGGGGGGATTTACTCTTTCTATTTGTCTTGCTGACAACAATCACTGTGgctgaaataaaaggaaaatcttaCATTGTGAGTTGTCACCATAACCGGGAGAGAGAATTTGTTATACATTTGTTATGCAAATGTCTAAGAGCTGTCTCATTTCTTGTTGAGTCCACTGGACAGGAAGTTAAATAAATCTCCTTATTGGAACATTGGTTCTGAAAAAATGACCTGATGGGGGtttgaatctttttttaattatatccaaaatgaaaaaaatgttttagctttatatttactttaagggTATGTTCAGGCCTCCCTTTCTGCAAATTCTGGTCAATAAACCAGAAGTGGTATAGATGCCTATATTGGAAATTTGGCAGAGCGTTTAACTTGCTCTATCCAAACTGTAtcagaaaaaagttttagctggagCGACGCTTCACACCGATTTTTATATGGATATATGTAAAACACTTTTATGAAGATTCCAAATTCTCTTTACGTCTAAGAAGAACAGAAACAGCCCCCTTTTTTTCACATACATTCTTCAGATGTCACACAATGAATAAACTTCACTTCTGCCTTATGTCAATTAGCTAATTAACAGCATTGTGTGTCAGTCTTGCCGAATAATAGAGCACCTAGGAATAAGACTAATTATGAGAACAATGgggagagcttttttttttcctttaatagatGGAGCCTGTGACCAGGAGCTCCGTACGGCAGGCGAGCAGAGGATTTCAGGGTGTACAGGCGCTGGTGGCGACCTTTGTCTGATCATGGTACACAATGGATGCCTCTCGCTCAGAATAGATGGAGGTTATCGTTAGCATATTCTAAAAATTCCTTGTTTTCCCCCCAAACCTCCAGTCCGCTCCCCTCAAAGGCTCCTTTGTCTGTTCACAGGAAGAGACTCCGGACAGCTGAAAACCAGAAGGCGTCTGTGGAGAATGAGATTACTCAGCCGAGAGAAAGCAGCGCCAAGCCTTGCCGCCTCTGCCAGAACTTTGTAGCTGTCCTGTTGCGGTGCCCAGCCATATCCACTCAACACATACAGACATCAAGCAACCAATCAGCACGTGTGCACACACAAAGTCGTCTGATTGTGAGTACTAAGACACCATGGCCATGAGCCAAATTCCCCTTATACACTGAGCCGCTGCCATGTCTTCTGTCATGCCAGGCAATGGTGCGCTGCTAAttaatgtacagaaaatgacAGGCCCTGTACATCAGGCTCCTGGCACACAGTAAACAACATGCTGGTTGTACCCACTAAAGACAAGCTGCTGTACTCTGCTATCCAAATCTCACCCATAGGCTGGCATTTCCGGCCTTCCACAATTAAGGTGTCTGACTTCACTCAATGTACCTGGTGCTATATACCCTACTCTTATGGTGTCATTAACTCAACATACCCACTGCCATATACCCCACTCTTTTGGTATCATTTCCTTTGCGTGCCTGGTGCCATATACCCCTCTCTTATGGTATCAATAACTCCACGTACCTGATGCAATATATCCCACACTTATGGTATCATTATCTCTATGTACCCAGTACCAGATACCCCACTCTTATGGTATCATTTACTCCACGTGTCCGATGCCATATACCCCACTCTTATAGTATCATTAACTCCACATACCCGGTGCCATATACCCCACTTTTATGGTATCATTAACTCCACGTACCCGATGCCATATACCCCACTCTTATGGTATCATTAACCCCACGTACCCGGTGCCATATACCCCACTCCTATGATATCATTAATTCCACGTGTCCAGTACCATATACCCCAATCTTATAATATCATCAACTCCGCGTGTCCGATGCCATATACCCCACTCTTATGGAATGATTAACTCCACATACCCAATGCCATATACCCCACTCTTATAATATCATTAACTCCACGTGTCCGATGCCATATACCCCACTCCTATGGTATCATTAACTCCACGTACCTGATGCCATATACCCCATTCTTATGATTTCATCAACTCCACGTTTCAGGTGCCATATACCCCACTCTTATAGTACCATTAACTCCAAGTGTTTGGTATCACTTCAGGTGTTTGGTCTCACCTCAGTCCAGCTTTAGATGCCTGCCCaagttatttatatttcatttgttgTAGTCAATTCCGGTGTGGGATCTTATAAGATATCCAACTTCCCTCTTTCCAGGATTCAGGCTTCAAGGCTATCAAGGTAGATGCCTGGTTTCGCTCACTGTAGGTGTCTGGACTCATTCACATTTGCTATCAGGCCTTGCTCACTCTAGCGTTCCATTTACTGCAGGTTCCAGGACTCTGTCAGACTTTAAATGTCAGACTTTAATGCAGGTGGCTCACTTTTTTCACTCTTGTTGTTTGTCCTCCACCCTGCTAGTGTCCTACCTTTTTCCCTCAGTGCAAGTGACCCATCTTTCTCAATCACTATAGGTAGCCCCCTTCCCACTGAAAGTCTGTCACCTACCCTGGTGCAGGTATTCCACACTTTACATGTCCCACCTTCCTCCCACACTGCATCCTCTACCCCCACTACAGGTGTCCAGCCTTCCTCTCCACTGAAAGTCTATCACTTACCCCAGTACAGGTATCGCCCTTTCCACATTTCAGGTGTCTCACCTCCTCCCTCACTGCAGGTGTCTCATCTCCCTTCCTTACTACAGGTGTTTCACCTCTCTTCCTCACTCCAGGTATTTGACCCTGCCCGTTGCAAGTGTGTCCCCCTTCGGCATTGCATTTGTCTCTCTTCACTCCCTCACTACATGTGTCTTACCCTCATTGCTGGTGTTTCTCCCTCCAGACATAGGATGTCCAACTTTCATCCTCGCTACTAACATCTAAGTTCCCACATTTCAGATGTCCCACCTCCTCCACTACAGGTGTCTCACCTCCCTTCCTTTTGCCTTCCTATTTCCATCATTGGTCTAtccatttattgcattttaatatcCGTGACCAATATTAAGTTGTGGGGGTAAGTTGTGTGTAAGTACCCTGGCCTGTTCACCTGCCGAACCATTACTGAGAGTCCTTCATTTCCTACTAGATCcatattttatcatttggaaAATGCAGCTGTAAGAACAGAAACACTTTACAGTGGAACATGAAACATGAAAGGTTCATCTTGCTGTCAATAAAGCTAGACCAGGAAacatcagccaaaacaataaaccaTGAACAGGTGAAGTGAACAGGTGAAGTGAACAGGTGACTGATTCCAGTCTCCACTTTGACAGGTCTTTTAGGAGATTTCCAATATGCAACGGTTAATTTCAAAACAAAGGGCGCAAAGAGAAGATCACCAGATATTTTTTGCAATGGTTAATATTTAACCCAAAAGTGGTTCACGGAATGACAACCAGTGATCATGAGCACCCAAGTGTATTAATCATGGGTGCATTGATTCACATGGTGTGTAATACTCACTAATactgaaaagatttaaaaaaaaaaaaaaaaaaagtgcattaaaagTGCCAGAAAACTGTGCATTGTATCGTTCTGTGTAATTGGGTTGtgtaaacgaaaaaaaaaagtgtcgatGCCAGTACGTTTGTCTACTGCTTAAATTGCCCTTTAGTGGCAGGtgagcatcagaactggaccGTGGAGAAATAGAAAAAGGTGATTGGATCTGATGGATCACATTGCCATGATCATGAAGCTGGTCCGATGCATGTGCTTTGTATAGAGGAATGGCAGCAGGACGCACAATGGGAAGAATTCAGGCCAGTGGTGGCGGTGTGAGGGTCTGCTGCTATTGTGTTAGTGCCAGATACTATAAAACACCTTCAGAGGTCCTTTGGAGTTCATGTCTCCacaggtcagagctgttttggcagCACAAGGCGGACCTACACATTAGGATGGTAGTTTTGATGTTTTGGCTGACTGGTGTAAGTCAGGAAGATCTAGGCACTATTGTCTCCAAGATGAGAGTGTGATGACCCCTTTTTATGGTAAAGAAGTAATCCTGACCTCATACATTCAGGGCATTACACTTTATGCAGCTTTACTTCCACTTAGCACAGTTCCTCCCGAAACAGAGGAACATGGACCAAGTTTAACATAAATCTCTGCTGCCCCCTTGTGATGTTTTAGAATAGTTCAGACATGTCTTATGCCAAATGAGTTTTTGGATGAGAACGGCAATTTAGGATGTTTCTCATTTCGCCACAGGCAGATTCaaatttatggatttatttcacAGATGAGGAAAAATAGAGCTGATGTTTGATTCCGCTCACAAATGTGTATTGATAATTGGATTATTAGCTTTCCCTAGACTGACCCCTAAATTTGCAAGTTATCAAGAAATGTTTTCCAAATCTACAAATTCTGCAGACttgaaattcttttgtttttaaatttgcttttcataTATTCAAAGATCTGCATCAGTTATTAcattataattgtaatattaaccaaaacaaacataaatacttCCAAATATGAGAATtgtgacaaatttaaaaaaatacacagcattgGCATGTATGTGGCTCTCTTTGGATGATGTAAATGCATTGAACCTTTAGCAGCTGTTAAGTATGTATTGGGATTCGGGAgaagtttttagtttttacatagaGATACTTTTAATAATTAGCCAGTTTTGGTTTCTGATGGTGATCTCTTGTTGGCTATTTTGTGTCTCCTCCCAGGTGACCTCAGTTGCAAGGGGATGACAGAGCGCACTCACAGCATCAATCTTCACAACTTCAGCAATTCCGTGCTCGAGACGCTAAACGAGCAGCGCAACCGTGGCCACTTCTGTGACGTGACGGTGCGAATCCACGGGAGCATGCTGCGGGCACACCGCTGCGTGCTAGCCGCTGGCAGCCCATTCTTCCAGGACAAGCTGCTGCTCGGCTACAGTGACATCGAGATCCCGTCGGTGGTGTCAGTTCATGCAGTCCAGAAGCTCATTGACTTTATGTACAGCGGAGTGCTGCGCCTCTCCCAGTCAGAGGCCCTCCAAATCCTTACTGCTGCCAGCATCCTGCAGATAAAAACCGTCATAGATGAATGCACGCGAATTGTCTCACAAAATGTTGGAGGAGTTTATCCTCTCATACCGGACTCTGGTCAAGAGACACCCAGAGGGACTCCAGAATCTGGCACCTCTGGGCAAAGTAGCGATACAGAATCTGGCTTTATGCAGAGCCACCGTCAGCACAGCGTGGACAGGATCTACTCTGCCTTATACACGTGTTCCATGCAAAATGGCAGCGGGGAACGCTCGTTTTACAGCGGAGCCCTGGTCAGCCATCACGAAACTGCCTTGGGCCTGCCTAGACAACATCACATAGAAGAGCCTAGCTGGATCACGCGGATCCACCAACGTTCTCAAAGAATGGAGCGGTACCTCACCACCACTCCAGAAACCACCCACTGCCGCAAACAACCGCGCCCCGTCCGGATTCAGACTTTGATGGGAAACATACACATTAAGCAGGAGGTGGATGATGATTACGACTACTATGGTCAGCAAAGGCCGCAGGGTCTAGAACGCAACGAGTCCGAAGAGTGCACTGAAGACACCGATCAAGCCGAAGGCACAGAGAGCGAACCAAAAGGGGAGAGCTTTGACTCTGGAGTGAGCTCCTCCATTGGCACAGAACCCGACACAGCAGAGCAGCAGTTTATGCCTAACCTTGTACGGGAGGGTCAACAGGATTCTTCACAACCAGAGTCCAACGCCTTGTCCACCGAATGCATAGAAAACCAGAACCAACAGCACTTAGAAACTAGCTCGTCTTCTCCGGAGAGGAGCAATGCCATTGACATGGACAGCACAGTCATCAGTGTTAGCAACAGCACCGAGAAAGGGGTCCTACAGACTTCTGTCACCCAGTCCATAGCGCAAGCTTTGCCAACCACTCAGCTGTACTTACGTCAGACAGAAACTCTCACCAGCAACCTGAGGATGCCGCTCACTCTGACCAGCAACACCCAGGTCATCGGCACGGCGGGCAATACCTACCTACCGACCCTCTTCACCACACAGGCGGCTGGCACTGGACCCAAGCCTTTCCTCTTCAGCCTTCCCCAACCTCTGGCTGGTCAGCAACCCCAGTTTGTGTCTGTTCCCCAAGCAGGAATGTCATCTTTTACTTCCCAAATCCAAAACCCACAATCCCAAGGAGGGCATAGCACAGGCAGCGGGCAGGGAGAAAAAAAGCCTTATGAGTGCACTCTCTGCAACAAAACATTCACCGCCAAACAGAACTATGTGAAGCACATGTTCGTACATACAGGTGAGTTATTACCTTTGTGCTACttctgcttttgatttttttttttgccatatggtCAATAGTTTGTACACTCCTAACCATCGTATCTATATAAGATTGATGAACATCCAATTCCCGAACCATAGGCAATTAAAATTGATTTAGGATTGTATCTGTAGTCATTTGTACCCATTTAGCCAAAAGAAAATTTTCAAGCTTTGATTGTAATGCTGCTCACAATCGGATTTCCAGTTTATCCCAGAAGTTCTGTAGAGATGAGGCCAAGGCTCTGTGTATTCTATCCAAATGCTCACACTCCAGACAGGTCTGACTTTTATACTATCCAAGGTTGATCAGCTCCCGTAGTCTTCTTACTTCCACTTCCATTCAGTGTTTTTCAGTCTACAAAGTTTCATttataaacaatggaaaaaagtttCACCATAGCATGATAACGCTTTGTATACTTTATTGAAACAAACCTTACTAGCTATCCTTATCTATCCTTCCATATAACTGGACCTATAGATCTGTTTGTCATTGGGGAGGGTTCCAAAATGACCAGGGGCCTATGGGAGCCCTCCCCACCATTTATCTATCCCTCtgtttgtctgtctgtctgtccctctatctatctatgtgtctatctatctatctatctgtctatctatctctGTGCCAGAACTGATTGCCTGATAACAAAAACAGTTGTTGCTGGGTACACAACTACATAatggttgatttaataaagctctccaagactggagaagatagtctattacgggagaacctggatgatcaaacTAACCTGCAGTagattccttaaaaatcatttgcttttagttagaTCCATTCTAGGGTCACCctgattctcccatgatagtctcttcttctccggtcttggctccttttttaataaatcaggccaaatgttttCATGTGGTCTAAATCAGTCTGTCTGTCCCTTTAAAATGCCCTTTTCCCCCTTTAAGTTTCCCGATCTTGTGTAACTGTTGGGATACCAAAAAGCTTTCTGAACTATGTAACAACAACAAGCTGCAATCTCCCAGTCCAGCCATAAATGTCTAATTAGACAGGATGTCACAGAATACACCCTACACAATGCAGTGTTGTTCTTTATAAGGGAATAATGGTGTTTTTTCGGAAGCCACCCTCCTcgtaacaataatttttttggccCTCTGGGGTGCAGTTATTAAGGAGTGGTATACATTCACATTTGTAAACAATTTAACATCTGGTTTTACAGCTAATGCACAAGGCCTTTATTATGATATGATTGGAAGTGCTGAATCCCATAGCAACTGGCTTGGGTGAAAGGGTAAAGTGAGGTAGTTGCTGTGTGTTCTTACAGGTTATACTATATAGAGGTGGCACTGTGGTGGAACAAagcattgtttttcaccatttaCAACATGGACTTCATAATGGTGAGAACTGAGGTTAGTATTGGCAGAAACAGAGTATGCCAACAGCATGTCATGAGTAGAAACAGAGTATACCAAGTGTATGGCATGAGCATGAACAGAGTTCGCAAAGTGGATTGTATGGTAAGGAACGGATTTTGCCAATGGGATGGTATGGGCAGGAATAGAGTATGCCAAGGGCAAAGCATGAGCAGAAACAAAGTATACCAAGTGTATGGTATGGACATGAACAGAGTATGCCAAGGGGATGGTATGGGAAGGGACAGAGTTTGCCAAGGGGATGGTATGGGCAGGAACAGAATATGCCAAGGGAATGATATGGACAGGAATAGAACAAACATGTTCTGTCTGATAAGAAGCTTGCTAATCAGAGGAGAGGAACAAAAAGAAAGAGCTCATTGGAGGGATTTCACTGcttgtcctgtagacacaacagaaagtgatagcaaaatttaaataaagggaGACCTTCGGTTAGAGAGTTGTCACTATAATTGCCCCCATAGACTTCTCCTCTATTCCTGATGGTCACAGATTAAAATTATGGTCTTTGACCCCCAGAACGGATAAAGTGAAACCAATGACaccaataaaacctgacaggggcTCTGCCTTTTCACacttcatttacaaataaaaaagtcctAGCTTTAAACTTTAGGAGCACCACGTATTGTCACCATTTCTGAGTTTGGctaacttgtcttttttttttttccttggtctTATGCAGGTGAGAAACCGCACCAGTGTAGCATCTGCTGGAGGTCATTTTCATTAAAGGATTACCTAATCAAACACATGGTGACGCACACAGGCGTCAGGGCTTACCAGTGCAGCATCTGCAACAAGCGTTTCACCCAAAAGAGTTCCCTCAACGTGCACATGCGCCTGCATCGGGGGGAAAAGTCTTACGAGTGCTACATGTGCAAGAAGAAGTTCTCTCACAAGACGCTGCTGGAGAGGCATGTAGCCCTTCACAGCGCCACCAATGGCACTGCCAGCATCCCAGTCCCCGGTCCACCTCTGAACTCCGCTCCAGGATCAGCGCAGGCTCCTGCCTCCACTCCAGGTCAAGGATTGCCTTCAGCGCCCGCCATGGCTCCAGCACCGGTCTTGCCTCCAACACCTGTTTTGGCACCTGCTCCAGTTTTGGCTCCAACTCCAGCCTTAGTTCCAGCTCCAATTTTGGTCTCTGCCTTAGCACCGGCACCATCACTGGCCCCACCCCCCAGCGCTGCTCCAACTTCTGGCCCGGTTTTAGTCCCTCGTCCCGGGCCTCCAAATAGCGGGGGGCCAGTATGTTCCGAGGGCACAACGTACGTTTGCTCAGTCTGTCCAGCTAAGTTTGACCAAATCGAGCAGTTTAACGACCACATGAGAATGCACGTTTCAGACGGATAAATACCATTCATTCTtacgaacaaaaaaaaaaaacaaaagctatgGCACTAGAATTtaagagttttctttttatttttaggggtttttttttttttttttgacattttgtactACATGAAGAACTTTATTGCCTGCTGGTACATTACATTTCCGGAGAGtgggtgaatatatatatatcaagataTATAacctgcatatatattttatccAGTCTCCCTCAGATGGTGGCCTTAAGGCCTGGTAGATTTACTTGGGTTCCACTGGTTGGAATTCACGCTACTGGCCTCTAAATATACAACCcttcttaaaaaaaggaaaaaaattacaaaaaagacacgttgaaaaaaaaattttaaaaaaagttcatgaaaaagctacaaaaataaaaaatgaaccaTTTTCCACTTGTGTAGagcactacaaaaaaaataatataacaaaatattacagaagGCCTACTGTCTCCTAACATGCCGCTtacagtgtttttgtttctttgtggcttttttttaaccttcatcCTGGTggaccttttttttcccttgcatttAACCGGCCAGATTTCATGATATCTGGAGGATAAAAACTGAGCACTtcattttgtttcttgttttctgCGGCATTAAACAGctaatttttagttttctttttttttttgggaggagggGTGGGGGCATTGGGTAAGTTGTTAATGGCAGCTGTAAAAAGCTGAGATGAAAGGACCCCAGGAAGGAATTAGAACCGTCATTGAATCGTATCCTGTTCTGGATTCAACATGGTCCAACGTGTTTTCTGCTTTGCCTGGATACCCATAACCCCCCCTTATCCCTGTTCCTCCTACCCGTCCATTAATTTCTTTTGCAGCTTTGAGGACAAGAAGGAACTGTTAGAGCAACATGAAATACAAAAGGGCAAAAATTACGtggctgtttatatatatatttttttttctcaaaaagtcAGCGAATCTGCAGTGACAAAAATCAGCACTTCAACACACCTGTCTATTCATGTCATTTTCAGAGTTCCTGATGCAGTACAGGACAAGGACTGAGAAAGGCAGACACAGCCCACAAATACTGTGTCTATGGAACCAATTTCACAGACTGAACACCTGAGATATTCAAGAAAAAATTTCCTTACGTTTCAGGCATCTTCGCTCAAACATCTGAAGTGTACATTGGCGCCCTGCGGATGGCGCTACTCTTCGATGAAGTATGAGAGGGCATACCAAACGGGTGGGAGGGGGTTGTATTGTCTTCTTGTGTTGACCTAACCATGGGGATGTCTTTCAAAGCAACTGCCACCTCTTCTAAATCTTAGGTTCCATTCTAACATTAGGGTTTTCATGtgctgtttccaaaaaaaaacttgtgtttccAAGTCTGTCTTGGAACCATTGTTCTTAGTTTCAAAGCCACACATTTCCATGAATTTTAGGAACagtctgttttcttttaaatggttgTAAAGTTTCATCATATTCAATGAAGGTTTCAAAATGTCCCTAGTAGGGTGGTAGGGTCATCTGATTTTCTGGACCCATGCTATGAGATCTTCAGGTCCTTCAGTAGATGTTTCAATAGGAAATCTGGTTTAATATTCAGAAAACATGGAGATTATTATAAGTTGATGAGTGATCCACCAATACTCTTTTATGCTGGGCACCATCCACGGGGTGGGCATCCACAATTATAGCTGCTCCTACCAACACGGGGGTTTAATTCTTAGGTACAAACTCATCAGACATCTCACAGTTCCTGAAGATCCGTATGGGTTTGGGAAATTTGTATCTGTAATTTCAAcaccaaaaaacaaagaaaaatgtcatgCTTTTTGCAAATTGGAGCTCCTTTATGAAAACTAGAAATCATGGTCGGTGATGCCAATAGCGTCCAAAGTATTCGCTTGCATTTAcgaaataaatatgaaaatatgaaaagtgAAATAAGTGAATAAGGGTTCCATTGGCTGCTTTGACCAACAGCATTCTGTTCTCTAAAAGGAGCCCCAACATTGCTACCAATCTGTCTGCCATTTTAACAGTTGATTGTTCTTGTATGGGTTACCCATATGAAATGAATTTGTTATTGAAGACTAGGCGAGGCTTAAACTGAATGTACGGTGATAAAACCAGGACCGGTGTTTACAGGAGGGTTTGGGAGTTAACGATGCGTCTTCTGAGCAAGAAAGAGAATCAATGAATGAAGTTCAGAGCGAACCTTTATAATGAAATGCTGCTTCATCATGGTTTTGTTATAGTTCTTGAAGTTCTAGAAAGCAATGCAATGTATAGAATCCATTCCTAGGTCCTTGGTGCTCATACTATCTTCTGTGTTTCATTCTGTCTGATAGAAGGAATTTCAAGCAGCTGACAAAGGCTGATGCCCATTGGTTGATAAGTATTCATCCACGAAGGCTCCAGAGGTATCCGGTCATCAAGCATGTTAGATGTGCTGTTTCGGTTTTAATGAGACTTTCACAAAacctgttttattgtattgttgttAGGAATTGATATGATATGTAAGATTGAGTTTGAAATATGTGGTGGGTACCAAGGTTGGGATCTAGCGACATCTTTGGAGAATCTGGCACTTCAGGTTGTTGTGTTGCAGCTAATAGTTATGGTTGAAGAACATTGGATGTGGGGTGGCGGTAATACAGAGGAACTATATCTCCAAAAACATATTAGTA is a genomic window containing:
- the ZBTB20 gene encoding zinc finger and BTB domain-containing protein 20, producing MTERTHSINLHNFSNSVLETLNEQRNRGHFCDVTVRIHGSMLRAHRCVLAAGSPFFQDKLLLGYSDIEIPSVVSVHAVQKLIDFMYSGVLRLSQSEALQILTAASILQIKTVIDECTRIVSQNVGGVYPLIPDSGQETPRGTPESGTSGQSSDTESGFMQSHRQHSVDRIYSALYTCSMQNGSGERSFYSGALVSHHETALGLPRQHHIEEPSWITRIHQRSQRMERYLTTTPETTHCRKQPRPVRIQTLMGNIHIKQEVDDDYDYYGQQRPQGLERNESEECTEDTDQAEGTESEPKGESFDSGVSSSIGTEPDTAEQQFMPNLVREGQQDSSQPESNALSTECIENQNQQHLETSSSSPERSNAIDMDSTVISVSNSTEKGVLQTSVTQSIAQALPTTQLYLRQTETLTSNLRMPLTLTSNTQVIGTAGNTYLPTLFTTQAAGTGPKPFLFSLPQPLAGQQPQFVSVPQAGMSSFTSQIQNPQSQGGHSTGSGQGEKKPYECTLCNKTFTAKQNYVKHMFVHTGEKPHQCSICWRSFSLKDYLIKHMVTHTGVRAYQCSICNKRFTQKSSLNVHMRLHRGEKSYECYMCKKKFSHKTLLERHVALHSATNGTASIPVPGPPLNSAPGSAQAPASTPGQGLPSAPAMAPAPVLPPTPVLAPAPVLAPTPALVPAPILVSALAPAPSLAPPPSAAPTSGPVLVPRPGPPNSGGPVCSEGTTYVCSVCPAKFDQIEQFNDHMRMHVSDG